The DNA segment CCTTTCTTTCGTCCCGGCTCTTGCGGCGTCCGGCTCATGCGCAGGGCAGTCATGCCCGTGCGGTCAGTGGTGCGCGCTCAGCCCCCGTCGCCGTCGGAGTCGACGGGGAGCGTGAGCCGCGCTGGTGATGGTGTCGTCGGGCGCGCACGGCCGTGTAGCCGGCCTCCTCGACCGCGGCCAGGACCTTCGCCTCGTCGATGTCGCCGGAGCCGGACACGACGAGCTTGCCGGTCTGCGCGCTGACCTGGATCTCTTCGACGCCGGGGACCTCGCTGACCTCCTCGCGGACCGACATCTCGCAGTGCCCGCAGGTCATGCCCGTCACCTGGTACTCGTTCGCAGCCATCGATTGCCTCCTCAGTAGAGATACCCCCGGTGGGTACCGCGTACGAGCAACCGTATACCCCTGCTGGGTATTCCCGCAAGGCGGGGCGTGCGCCGCGCCGACGGATCCTCCCTCGGAGACGGGGATACGCCACCGGGGTATGCTGTGCAACGTG comes from the Naumannella halotolerans genome and includes:
- a CDS encoding heavy-metal-associated domain-containing protein — encoded protein: MAANEYQVTGMTCGHCEMSVREEVSEVPGVEEIQVSAQTGKLVVSGSGDIDEAKVLAAVEEAGYTAVRARRHHHQRGSRSPSTPTATGAERAPLTARA